Proteins found in one Homalodisca vitripennis isolate AUS2020 chromosome 4, UT_GWSS_2.1, whole genome shotgun sequence genomic segment:
- the LOC124360586 gene encoding glycoprotein endo-alpha-1,2-mannosidase isoform X2: MVHLLNTAQKYQLKIAILIEIYTGRNQDSFLKNIIYLTKYTSHSSFYKFMKNERYLPVYYVHKSYMTTASVWRELLATDGSKTVRGTPYDGFFIGLLSNISHRYEIEKSHFDGFYTYFSSNGFSYGSSWKNWKTLEAFSKKRKLLFFPSVSPGYVDTQIRPWNTALTRHRSHGAYYQVAWRSAIAAKPYGVSITSFNKWQEGSQIEPARPKATPQFTYLDYEPEGSLFYLSLTRYWVKQFIFQNIYSDIG, translated from the exons ATGGTTCATCTCCTTAACACTGCACAGAAGTATCAGCTAAAGATTGCTATCCTCATTGAAATCTATACTGGAAGAAACCAAGACAGTTTTCTGAAGAACATTATATATTTGACAAAATACACTTCACATTCATCTTTCTACAAATTCATGAAAAATGAAAGATATTTGCCT GTGTATTATGTACACAAATCTTACATGACAACGGCTTCAGTATGGAGAGAGTTGTTAGCTACTGATGGTAGCAAGACAGTTCGGGGAACTCCATATGATGGTTTCTTCATAGGTCTATTAAGCAACATATCTCATAGATACGAAATTGAAAAATCACACTTTGATG GATTCTATACCTACTTTTCGAGCAATGGATTTTCGTATGGATCATCTTGGAAAAATTGGAAGACATTGGAAGCATTTTCTAAGAagagaaaattattgtttttcccCTCAGTAAGCCCTGGTTATGTAGACACTCAAATAAGGCCTTGGAACACTGCACTTACTCGTCATAGAAGTCATGGAGCTTATTACCAGGTGGCATGGCGTAGTGCAATCGCTGCAAAACCTTACGGTGTCTCCATCACTTCTTTCAACAAATGGCAAGAGGGATCCCAGATAGAACCTGCTCGACCTAAAGCTACTCCACAGTTTACATATCTAGATTATGAACCAGAGGGttccttattttatttgagtttgacAAGGTATTGggtgaaacaatttatttttcaaaatatttactctGACATTGgctga